A genomic region of Acidobacteriota bacterium contains the following coding sequences:
- a CDS encoding M24 family metallopeptidase → MPNPAVLAGVLALAATVFLPQPSRAQGPAQGRVIPAADQHVLSQRERPAVVNRMLRDRLDTLLPALMREAGLDMWLVINREYMEDPVYLTLVPEPVFAARRTTILVFFDRGAERGVERLTVSRYPIAGFYESVWEGGDPAEQWRRLAEVIAERDPKRIGINVSRQWAFGDGLSAGLREELEEALPPKLRSRLTGAEELAIRWLETRSALELQVYPQIVALARGVISEAFSSRVITPGVTTTDDVAWYIRQRYADLDLPVWFMPYVNLQRPGTPCDTDTAFCGVGGVIERGDVIHTDVGITYLRLNTDTQEMGYVLEAGETDVPEGLRRALATGNRWQDLVTGAYASGRTGNEVLALVDKAARAEGLEHNTYSHPIGFFGHAPGPAVGMWDLPADVPVVGERRLYPNTAHSIEGNVKVALPEWGGQKVQIKLEQSAVFDGERVVYLAGRQTRWHVVH, encoded by the coding sequence ATGCCGAACCCAGCCGTTCTGGCCGGCGTGCTCGCGCTGGCCGCCACTGTCTTCCTTCCCCAACCCTCGAGGGCCCAGGGCCCTGCTCAGGGCCGTGTCATCCCGGCCGCCGATCAGCACGTGCTCTCGCAGCGCGAGCGCCCTGCGGTCGTCAACCGGATGCTTCGCGACCGGCTCGACACGCTGCTGCCCGCGCTGATGCGCGAGGCCGGGCTCGACATGTGGCTCGTCATCAACCGCGAGTACATGGAAGACCCGGTCTACCTGACGCTCGTGCCCGAGCCGGTGTTCGCTGCGCGACGCACGACCATCCTCGTGTTCTTCGACCGGGGCGCTGAGCGGGGCGTCGAGCGCCTGACGGTCAGCCGGTATCCCATTGCCGGCTTCTACGAGTCGGTCTGGGAGGGCGGCGACCCGGCCGAGCAATGGCGCCGGCTCGCCGAGGTCATCGCCGAGCGCGACCCGAAGCGGATCGGCATCAACGTCAGTCGTCAGTGGGCGTTTGGCGACGGCCTGTCGGCGGGGCTTCGCGAGGAACTGGAAGAGGCGCTGCCGCCGAAGCTCCGCTCCCGCCTGACGGGCGCGGAGGAGCTCGCCATCCGGTGGCTCGAGACGCGCAGCGCGCTCGAGCTCCAGGTCTATCCGCAGATCGTCGCCCTCGCACGCGGGGTGATCTCGGAGGCCTTCTCGTCTCGGGTGATCACGCCCGGGGTCACGACGACCGACGACGTGGCGTGGTACATCCGGCAGCGGTACGCCGACCTCGACCTGCCGGTCTGGTTCATGCCGTACGTGAACCTGCAGCGCCCGGGGACCCCGTGTGACACCGACACCGCCTTCTGCGGCGTCGGCGGCGTCATCGAACGCGGCGACGTGATCCACACGGACGTCGGCATCACCTACCTGCGCCTCAACACCGACACGCAGGAGATGGGCTACGTGCTCGAGGCGGGCGAGACCGACGTCCCCGAAGGGTTGCGGCGCGCGCTCGCGACCGGCAACCGGTGGCAGGATCTCGTGACCGGGGCGTACGCCTCGGGCCGCACCGGCAACGAGGTGCTGGCCCTGGTCGACAAGGCGGCACGGGCGGAAGGCCTCGAGCACAACACCTACTCGCATCCCATCGGCTTCTTCGGACACGCACCCGGACCCGCCGTCGGCATGTGGGACCTGCCGGCCGACGTCCCGGTCGTCGGTGAGCGACGGCTGTACCCGAACACGGCACACTCGATCGAGGGCAACGTGAAGGTGGCGCTGCCGGAGTGGGGCGGGCAGAAGGTGCAGATCAAGCTCGAGCAGAGCGCGGTCTTCGATGGCGAGCGGGTGGTCTACCTCGCGGGCCGTCAGACCAGGTGGCACGTGGTGCACTGA
- a CDS encoding serine hydrolase, with product MTRRWFRPVATALFAAAATWLAGPPRDAAGQPVAAPSATLSGPVQTQLKTAFASQLQTLADGVDGVLSYTVVDVSTGDRFARLDTVLLPTASTIKIAILYELFRQSEEGRIALDDPQPLSPSARAGGAGILQELRSPVLSLRDLATLMIVLSDNTATNAVIDAVGMDNVTRRMEGLGLTGIRLRRRMIDLEAARRGDENVATAADLASLLEAIRRGEGLNPTSRAALLDILRKRKSTPLTRAVPPGVAVASKPGGLEGVRVDAGYVTVDGRPFIIVVMGAYLADETAADRVIEEMSRAAFHYFRRLAQGGAYGRLLPP from the coding sequence ATGACACGACGCTGGTTTCGTCCAGTCGCGACGGCACTGTTCGCCGCCGCGGCGACCTGGCTCGCCGGTCCACCACGGGACGCTGCCGGGCAGCCGGTCGCGGCGCCGTCCGCCACGCTATCGGGGCCCGTTCAGACTCAGCTCAAGACCGCCTTCGCCAGCCAGCTCCAGACCCTGGCCGACGGCGTCGACGGCGTCCTCAGCTACACGGTCGTCGACGTCTCGACCGGCGACCGCTTCGCGCGCCTCGACACCGTGCTGCTCCCCACGGCGTCGACCATCAAGATCGCCATCCTCTACGAGCTGTTCCGGCAGTCCGAAGAAGGCCGGATCGCGCTCGACGACCCGCAGCCGCTCTCCCCGTCCGCCCGGGCCGGCGGGGCGGGCATCCTCCAGGAGCTGCGCTCGCCGGTGCTGTCGCTGCGCGACCTGGCCACGCTGATGATCGTCCTCAGCGACAACACCGCCACCAACGCCGTGATCGACGCCGTCGGGATGGACAACGTCACACGACGGATGGAGGGCCTCGGGCTGACGGGTATCAGGCTGCGCCGCCGCATGATCGACCTCGAGGCGGCCAGGCGTGGCGACGAGAACGTGGCCACCGCGGCCGACCTCGCCTCGCTGCTCGAGGCGATCCGGCGGGGCGAGGGCCTCAATCCGACGAGTCGCGCGGCGCTGCTCGACATCCTGCGCAAACGGAAGTCCACGCCGCTGACGCGCGCCGTCCCGCCGGGCGTCGCGGTGGCGAGCAAGCCTGGAGGCCTCGAGGGCGTGCGCGTCGACGCAGGCTACGTCACCGTCGACGGACGGCCGTTCATCATCGTCGTGATGGGGGCGTACCTCGCCGACGAGACGGCCGCCGACCGCGTGATCGAAGAGATGTCGCGCGCGGCGTTCCACTACTTCCGACGCCTCGCGCAAGGTGGTGCGTACGGACGGCTGCTGCCGCCCTGA
- a CDS encoding GAF domain-containing protein — protein MTLPTPSDRPSGAGRATEQEKLATLFDLGRRVTSVLDLDELLVTIPDLIARIISFDAFAIYLLDERRRELRIAYSVGYPDEAAERVRLKVGEGLVGLSIVERAPLVANDLSREPRYVEVVPDMRAQVVAPLIYKGRPIGALSILSRSADVFGESDALMVRQFGVHVAVALENARLFDKERTVAEVFETLASIGRDLASILDLDELLMRVAQFTRRLVDYRTFGIMLLNEEAGELEMRLALQYGERVDLPRVGLGDGLVGYAALHKQPVYVPDVAQDPRYIRVVADVRSELVIPLIYKDRAIGVFDLESPELDAFDKWHVEVLTLLASHAAVAIENARLYEELRANEERLDREVRFAQRVQMALLPAGSPKRLRGVDVAGRFAPASELGGDLYDLLSPDAHTLIVAVGDVSGKGVPAALYGTFAGELVRSRTYRRRYTTERTSPPAVLASINTILHERDLEGYYCTLCYAVFDLKRKVLTMSNSGLPYPVRVRGSDAAQIVIPGVPLGSFAGSTYDELTFDLAPGDVFVFASDGLFDAMRDDGEEFGAGRVIEVVRAHAGETAQQIVDALFGAVDAFRDDAPQGDDMTAVALRVTA, from the coding sequence GTGACCCTTCCCACGCCATCGGACCGCCCCAGCGGGGCGGGCCGCGCGACCGAGCAGGAGAAGCTCGCGACGCTCTTCGACCTCGGCCGTCGGGTCACGTCGGTGCTCGACCTCGACGAACTGCTCGTCACGATTCCGGATCTGATCGCCCGCATCATCAGCTTCGATGCGTTCGCCATTTACCTGCTCGACGAGCGGCGGCGGGAGCTGCGGATCGCCTACTCGGTCGGTTATCCGGACGAGGCCGCCGAGCGGGTCCGGTTGAAGGTCGGCGAGGGACTCGTCGGGCTCTCGATCGTCGAGCGGGCGCCGCTCGTGGCCAACGACCTCTCACGCGAGCCGCGCTACGTCGAGGTCGTGCCGGACATGCGCGCGCAGGTCGTCGCGCCGTTGATCTACAAGGGGCGGCCGATCGGCGCCCTGAGCATTCTCAGCCGCTCGGCCGATGTCTTCGGCGAGAGCGACGCGCTGATGGTGCGCCAGTTCGGCGTGCACGTCGCCGTCGCCCTCGAGAATGCGCGCCTCTTCGACAAGGAGCGGACGGTCGCCGAGGTGTTCGAGACGCTGGCGAGCATCGGCCGGGACCTCGCCTCGATCCTCGACCTCGACGAACTGCTGATGCGCGTGGCCCAGTTCACGCGGCGCCTCGTCGACTATCGTACCTTCGGGATCATGCTCCTCAACGAAGAGGCCGGCGAGCTGGAGATGCGCCTCGCCCTTCAATATGGCGAGCGAGTGGACCTGCCTCGCGTCGGCCTCGGCGATGGCCTCGTCGGCTACGCCGCCCTGCACAAACAGCCGGTCTACGTGCCGGACGTCGCGCAGGATCCGCGCTACATCAGGGTCGTTGCCGACGTCCGGTCGGAGCTCGTCATTCCCCTGATCTACAAGGACCGGGCGATTGGCGTCTTCGATCTCGAGAGCCCCGAGCTCGACGCGTTCGACAAGTGGCACGTCGAGGTGCTGACGCTCCTCGCCAGTCATGCGGCCGTGGCCATCGAGAACGCGCGGCTCTACGAAGAGCTGCGGGCCAACGAGGAACGGCTCGACCGCGAGGTCCGCTTCGCGCAGCGCGTGCAGATGGCGCTCTTGCCCGCGGGTTCGCCAAAGCGCCTCCGGGGCGTCGATGTCGCCGGCCGCTTCGCCCCGGCGAGCGAGCTCGGCGGCGACCTCTACGATCTGCTGTCACCCGACGCCCACACCCTGATCGTCGCCGTGGGCGACGTGTCGGGCAAGGGCGTCCCCGCCGCGCTCTACGGGACGTTCGCCGGAGAGCTCGTGCGGTCGAGGACCTACCGGCGCCGCTACACGACGGAGCGGACGTCGCCCCCGGCCGTGCTCGCCTCGATCAACACCATCCTCCACGAGCGCGACCTCGAGGGCTACTACTGCACGCTCTGTTACGCCGTCTTCGACCTCAAGCGGAAGGTGCTGACGATGTCGAACTCCGGCCTGCCCTATCCCGTTCGGGTGAGGGGCAGCGACGCGGCGCAGATCGTGATTCCCGGCGTCCCGCTGGGGTCGTTCGCGGGGTCGACCTACGACGAGCTGACCTTCGACCTCGCGCCCGGGGACGTGTTCGTCTTCGCGAGCGACGGCCTCTTCGACGCGATGCGCGACGATGGCGAGGAGTTCGGTGCCGGTCGCGTGATCGAGGTGGTCCGCGCCCACGCCGGCGAGACCGCGCAGCAGATCGTCGACGCCCTGTTCGGCGCGGTCGACGCCTTTCGCGACGACGCCCCCCAGGGCGACGACATGACCGCCGTGGCGCTCAGGGTCACGGCCTGA
- the ggt gene encoding gamma-glutamyltransferase translates to MRTPSLRRDDRPGLQDLRPPARYRPAFRLGVLTLAAVVLWSAWPESASRAPVRARQGMVGSTEEHASRAGIEILQQGGNAIDAAVAVGFALAVTHPAAGNLGGGGFMLIRFADGRTTAIDYREVAPAAAHRDMFLGPDGNPIVERSLVGPLAAGVPGSVAGMAFAQRKYGRLPLAAVVRPAIRLARDGFVVSHALADSLARAGDLLGRFPASTRVFTKQGTPWQAGDRLTQEDLATTLQLIADQGPEAFYRGPIAELLVAEMERTGGLITKADLAAYAPVERTPLIGSYRDYEIVGMPPVSSGGIALMQSLNILEGWPIGEYGHNSSKTIHLVAEATRRVYADRSEWLGDPAFFDVPVNGLLSKRYAGMLRAQIDPNRATPSNEVRPGRPADFGSDQTTHYSVVDAEGTAVSTTTTINGSYGNGQVVTGAGFLLNNEMDDFSVKPGSPNMFGLVGGVANQVEPGKRMLSSMTPTIVARDGRTFLVVGSPGGSRIITTVLQVVMNVIDHGMDVQEAVDAPRFHHQWLPDQIRIERQGFPLDVVRNLEAMGHTVSRQADMGDVHAILIDPKTGLRLGASDPRLDGRTLGY, encoded by the coding sequence ATGCGCACGCCTTCCCTTCGTCGCGACGATCGCCCGGGCCTCCAGGACCTGCGTCCCCCTGCCCGGTACCGCCCCGCCTTCCGTCTGGGCGTGCTGACGCTGGCGGCGGTGGTGCTGTGGTCGGCCTGGCCGGAGTCGGCCTCGAGGGCCCCCGTGCGGGCGCGACAGGGGATGGTCGGCTCGACCGAAGAGCACGCGAGCCGCGCCGGCATCGAGATCCTCCAGCAGGGCGGCAACGCCATCGACGCCGCGGTCGCCGTCGGCTTCGCGCTCGCGGTGACGCACCCGGCCGCTGGCAATCTCGGCGGCGGCGGGTTCATGCTGATTCGGTTCGCCGACGGCCGGACCACGGCCATCGATTACCGGGAGGTGGCGCCGGCCGCGGCGCACCGTGACATGTTCCTCGGCCCGGACGGAAACCCGATCGTCGAGCGGAGCCTGGTTGGCCCGCTCGCCGCGGGCGTCCCGGGATCGGTGGCCGGGATGGCGTTCGCGCAGCGCAAGTACGGACGCCTGCCGCTCGCGGCCGTCGTCCGGCCGGCGATCCGGCTGGCACGCGACGGCTTCGTCGTGAGCCACGCCCTGGCCGACTCGTTGGCGAGGGCCGGCGACCTGCTCGGTCGCTTCCCGGCGAGCACGCGCGTGTTCACGAAGCAGGGCACGCCATGGCAGGCGGGCGATCGCCTGACGCAGGAAGATCTGGCGACGACACTGCAGTTGATTGCCGACCAGGGACCGGAGGCGTTCTATCGCGGCCCGATCGCCGAGCTCCTCGTCGCCGAGATGGAGCGCACGGGTGGCCTGATCACGAAAGCCGATCTCGCGGCGTACGCGCCCGTGGAGCGCACACCGCTCATCGGATCGTACCGCGATTACGAGATCGTCGGCATGCCCCCGGTCAGCTCCGGTGGCATCGCGCTGATGCAGTCGCTGAACATCCTCGAGGGCTGGCCGATCGGGGAGTACGGACACAACTCGTCGAAGACGATTCATCTCGTCGCCGAGGCCACGCGCCGCGTGTACGCCGACCGTTCCGAGTGGCTGGGCGATCCGGCGTTCTTCGACGTGCCCGTGAACGGGCTGCTGTCGAAACGCTACGCCGGGATGCTTCGCGCGCAGATCGATCCCAATCGCGCCACGCCGTCGAACGAGGTCCGGCCGGGGCGCCCGGCCGACTTCGGCTCCGACCAGACGACCCACTACTCGGTGGTCGATGCCGAGGGCACCGCCGTGTCGACCACGACGACCATCAACGGCAGCTACGGCAACGGCCAGGTCGTGACCGGCGCGGGGTTCCTCCTGAACAACGAAATGGACGATTTCAGCGTGAAGCCGGGGTCGCCGAACATGTTCGGGCTCGTGGGGGGTGTCGCCAATCAGGTCGAGCCCGGCAAGCGCATGCTCAGCTCGATGACGCCCACGATCGTGGCCAGGGACGGCAGGACGTTCCTCGTGGTGGGCTCGCCAGGGGGGTCGCGCATCATCACGACGGTGCTGCAGGTCGTGATGAACGTGATCGACCACGGCATGGACGTGCAGGAAGCCGTCGACGCCCCGCGGTTCCATCACCAGTGGCTCCCGGACCAGATCCGGATCGAGCGGCAGGGGTTCCCGCTCGACGTCGTGCGGAATCTCGAGGCCATGGGCCACACGGTGTCACGTCAGGCCGACATGGGCGACGTGCACGCCATCCTGATCGACCCGAAGACTGGCCTGCGCCTCGGCGCCTCCGACCCTCGCCTCGACGGCCGGACGCTCGGATACTGA
- the fabZ gene encoding 3-hydroxyacyl-ACP dehydratase FabZ — MEPLTLPLDYKAIERILPHRFPFLLVDRITEFEVDRRIVGIKNVSESDHLLWRSPGERPVLPPTILTEAVAQVGAIMILVKPENREKLIFFMGIERVRYRRPVHPGDVVEIEARVVRLKSRMGVLSGIARVGGEIAAEGRMTFALGPRPEGFPP, encoded by the coding sequence ATGGAACCGCTGACCCTGCCGCTCGACTACAAGGCCATCGAGCGGATCCTCCCGCACCGCTTCCCGTTCCTGCTCGTCGACCGCATCACCGAGTTCGAGGTCGACAGACGGATCGTCGGCATCAAGAACGTGTCGGAGAGCGACCACCTCCTGTGGCGGTCGCCCGGTGAGCGCCCGGTGCTGCCGCCCACGATCCTCACGGAGGCCGTCGCGCAGGTCGGCGCCATCATGATCCTCGTCAAGCCGGAGAACCGTGAGAAGCTCATCTTCTTCATGGGCATCGAGCGGGTGCGCTACCGCCGCCCCGTCCATCCAGGCGACGTCGTCGAGATCGAGGCGCGCGTCGTCCGGCTGAAGTCGCGCATGGGCGTGCTGAGCGGCATCGCGCGCGTCGGCGGCGAGATCGCTGCCGAGGGCCGCATGACCTTCGCCCTCGGTCCGCGGCCGGAGGGGTTTCCGCCCTAG
- a CDS encoding HD domain-containing protein: protein MGRLSRIKDLAPGHDGIGFFLCSRKEVRQTRAGGDPFLSLTLQDVSGSIDAKVFGADVERVRHEFEAGEFVKVEARTNVYNNRTELIVTRIRRVHPDQDVRDGFRAEDCVPTAPRSLDDMWTELETRTAAMDDAPLRALVTRVVTDHADRLRVWPAALTVHHAYRGGLIEHILQVARLVDAIGPMYDADTDLLFAGAVLHDIGKLRELEYDVAPTYSREGNLVGHIAIGLMMVREAAAGLQGLSEERRQEVEHLVASHHGSRELGSPVEPMTVEAFVLAMADDLDAKLHQVRRHVAADDNDGEFTAYNPRLKRVLLKPRA from the coding sequence ATGGGCAGGCTCTCGCGCATCAAGGATCTCGCACCCGGCCACGACGGCATCGGGTTCTTCCTGTGCAGCCGCAAGGAGGTCAGGCAGACGCGAGCGGGCGGCGATCCCTTCCTCTCGCTCACGCTCCAGGACGTGTCGGGCAGCATCGACGCCAAGGTGTTCGGCGCGGACGTCGAGCGCGTGCGTCACGAGTTCGAAGCCGGCGAGTTCGTCAAGGTCGAGGCGAGGACGAACGTCTACAACAACCGGACCGAGCTCATCGTCACGCGCATCCGGCGCGTGCATCCCGACCAGGACGTCCGTGACGGCTTCCGCGCCGAGGACTGCGTGCCAACCGCCCCCCGGTCGCTCGACGACATGTGGACCGAACTCGAGACGCGGACGGCGGCGATGGACGACGCGCCGCTTCGCGCGCTCGTCACGCGCGTCGTCACCGACCACGCGGATCGGCTGCGCGTGTGGCCCGCGGCGCTCACCGTGCACCACGCCTACCGCGGAGGCCTCATCGAGCACATCCTGCAGGTCGCGCGACTCGTCGACGCCATCGGGCCGATGTACGACGCCGACACCGACCTGCTCTTCGCCGGCGCGGTGCTGCACGACATCGGGAAACTGCGGGAACTGGAGTACGACGTGGCCCCGACCTACTCGCGTGAGGGCAATCTCGTGGGCCACATCGCGATCGGTCTCATGATGGTGCGCGAGGCGGCCGCCGGCCTCCAGGGCCTGTCGGAGGAGCGGCGTCAGGAGGTCGAGCATCTCGTCGCGTCGCACCACGGCTCGCGCGAGTTGGGATCGCCCGTCGAGCCGATGACGGTGGAGGCGTTCGTTCTCGCGATGGCCGACGATCTCGATGCCAAGCTGCACCAGGTCCGCCGGCATGTCGCCGCCGACGACAACGACGGCGAGTTCACGGCGTACAATCCCCGCCTGAAGCGCGTGTTGCTGAAGCCGCGCGCGTGA
- a CDS encoding sensor domain-containing diguanylate cyclase yields MPTSRLLRRSAGLLSSYPSFAVGVVLAAAILPLHAVSSLAERIYTIEKQLGLALVPASAILLVAAIFHLQHRRHAAAITLAAGAARSRAVRAHAANLELLIDFAARVSGALDRLSLRRIVEEDLPRLAGERDAWVVFRLHDRLDTIIHCHPASAPLTVAEVERLALEAQLGAEGRRPAGVPHDDGTLDVDDHTCALLRVERQTVGVIGLRRSGEPVSEAERRLLGAAASLIGIAVRNGELVRETREVGLRDGLTGCANRTHGLEALGVELRRSLRSRAPLSVVLFDVDHFKAINDRHGHLCGDAVLAAVGRVLHEQLRASDLKCRYGGEEFLILLPETPLAAAATVAESLRAAFERMLVTLGQEAIQFTASFGVAGMRPGDADATALVARADAAMYDAKRGGRNRVAVAPDPEPGPPPPLRVVRRPLQLRPPGRPTPRE; encoded by the coding sequence ATGCCGACCTCTCGTCTCCTCCGCCGGTCGGCCGGTCTTCTCTCTTCGTACCCCTCGTTCGCCGTTGGTGTCGTCCTCGCAGCGGCCATCCTTCCGCTGCACGCCGTCAGTTCCCTGGCCGAACGGATCTACACGATCGAGAAGCAGCTGGGCCTCGCGCTCGTCCCGGCCTCGGCGATCCTGCTCGTCGCGGCCATCTTTCACCTGCAGCACCGGCGGCACGCCGCCGCCATCACGCTCGCCGCCGGCGCGGCGCGTTCCCGGGCGGTGCGCGCGCACGCGGCGAACCTGGAACTGCTCATCGACTTCGCCGCGCGCGTGTCGGGCGCGCTCGACAGGCTGTCACTTCGGCGGATTGTCGAGGAGGACCTGCCGCGCCTGGCTGGCGAACGCGATGCGTGGGTCGTGTTCCGGTTGCACGACCGGCTCGACACCATCATCCACTGTCATCCGGCCAGCGCGCCGTTGACGGTCGCGGAGGTCGAGCGTCTGGCGCTCGAGGCCCAGCTTGGTGCCGAGGGACGCCGGCCCGCCGGCGTCCCGCACGACGATGGGACGCTCGATGTCGACGATCACACCTGCGCCCTGCTGAGGGTCGAGCGCCAGACGGTCGGAGTCATCGGTCTTCGCCGAAGCGGCGAACCGGTGTCGGAGGCCGAACGGCGCCTCCTGGGCGCGGCGGCGTCGCTCATCGGGATCGCCGTCAGAAACGGGGAACTCGTACGCGAGACCCGCGAAGTCGGCCTGCGCGACGGCCTGACGGGATGCGCCAATCGCACGCACGGTCTCGAGGCGCTCGGCGTCGAGTTGCGCCGCTCGCTTCGTTCTCGCGCGCCGCTTTCGGTCGTGCTGTTCGACGTCGATCACTTCAAGGCCATCAACGATCGCCACGGCCACCTGTGCGGCGATGCGGTCCTGGCCGCGGTCGGCCGCGTGCTGCACGAACAACTGCGCGCGAGCGACCTGAAGTGCCGCTACGGGGGAGAGGAGTTCCTGATCCTCCTGCCCGAGACGCCGCTCGCGGCGGCGGCCACCGTGGCCGAGTCGCTTCGGGCCGCCTTCGAGCGGATGCTCGTCACCCTCGGTCAGGAGGCCATTCAGTTCACCGCGAGCTTCGGCGTGGCGGGTATGCGGCCGGGCGATGCGGACGCCACCGCGCTCGTCGCGCGCGCCGACGCCGCGATGTACGACGCGAAGCGGGGCGGACGCAACCGCGTGGCGGTGGCGCCCGATCCCGAGCCGGGCCCGCCCCCGCCGCTACGGGTCGTGCGCCGGCCCCTGCAGCTGCGCCCGCCGGGCCGCCCGACGCCGCGCGAGTGA
- a CDS encoding response regulator: MSVSRERVLARLFETLHQGLYVGLLDETGCTTTAANPHLKLTFGYAAETPDAEVRPFDVDRFVDPQARVALLERLGHDGAVADLLLRLRRADGTVFWAEVTADADPGPGGLVVGALVRDVTERKKLDDQSRDLQQQLLQAEKLASLGQTVSGVAHELNNPLATILTTAERLAQQPATPAIRRGLDTILSEAERAARIVRSLLTFSRKRHSTRTLVDLNQVVRETLALRAYEQRLSGISAIDALASGLPPVFADPHQLQQVLLNLVINAEQAMISAHGRGTLVLRSWHDAEGDLVLLEVNDDGPGVPQDAMPKIFDPFFTTKAVGQGTGLGLTVVYAILQEHGGRISANAAPGGGASFVIELPTSGSGVAVPRIRPEPVGESFGGGASVLLVDDERALADAVAAGLREAGFVVEQADDGEEALARVRERRFDLVICDLRMPRLDGPSFYRAMAANTPALARRVIFVTGDVAGTDAERFLAESGCRWLPKPFRLADLLRLARDVLG, encoded by the coding sequence GTGTCGGTGTCGCGCGAACGAGTCCTGGCCCGGCTGTTCGAGACCCTCCATCAGGGCCTGTACGTCGGCCTGCTCGACGAGACCGGCTGCACGACGACCGCCGCCAACCCTCATCTGAAGCTCACCTTCGGCTACGCCGCGGAAACACCCGACGCCGAGGTCCGGCCGTTCGACGTCGACCGGTTCGTCGACCCGCAGGCCCGCGTGGCGCTGCTCGAGCGCCTTGGGCACGACGGCGCGGTGGCCGACCTGCTGCTCCGGCTCCGCCGGGCCGATGGCACGGTGTTCTGGGCCGAGGTCACCGCCGATGCCGACCCCGGGCCGGGCGGCCTCGTCGTCGGGGCCCTCGTGAGGGACGTGACCGAACGCAAGAAGCTCGACGACCAGTCGCGCGATCTGCAGCAGCAGCTGCTGCAGGCCGAGAAGCTGGCCTCGCTCGGCCAGACGGTCTCGGGTGTCGCTCACGAACTGAACAACCCGCTCGCGACCATCCTCACCACGGCCGAGCGCCTGGCCCAGCAACCGGCCACGCCTGCCATCCGGCGCGGCCTCGACACGATTCTCAGCGAGGCGGAGCGGGCCGCGCGCATCGTGCGCAGCCTCCTCACCTTCTCGCGGAAGCGGCATTCGACGCGCACGTTGGTCGACCTGAACCAGGTCGTGCGCGAGACACTCGCCCTCCGGGCCTACGAGCAACGCCTCTCCGGCATCTCGGCCATCGACGCCCTTGCGTCGGGGCTCCCGCCCGTCTTCGCCGACCCCCACCAGTTGCAGCAGGTGCTGCTCAACCTCGTGATCAACGCCGAGCAGGCGATGATTTCGGCGCACGGACGCGGCACGCTCGTGCTCAGAAGCTGGCACGATGCCGAAGGCGATCTCGTCCTGCTGGAGGTGAACGACGATGGCCCGGGCGTGCCGCAGGACGCGATGCCGAAGATCTTCGACCCGTTCTTCACCACGAAGGCCGTCGGCCAGGGCACGGGTCTCGGCCTGACGGTCGTCTACGCGATCCTGCAGGAACACGGCGGCCGCATCAGCGCGAACGCGGCGCCGGGCGGGGGGGCCTCCTTCGTCATCGAGCTGCCGACGAGCGGAAGCGGCGTCGCAGTGCCGAGGATCCGGCCCGAGCCGGTCGGGGAGAGCTTCGGCGGCGGCGCCTCCGTGCTCCTCGTCGACGATGAGCGCGCGCTGGCGGATGCCGTCGCCGCCGGTCTCCGTGAGGCCGGCTTCGTCGTCGAGCAGGCCGACGACGGGGAGGAGGCGCTCGCCCGCGTGCGGGAGCGCCGGTTCGACCTGGTGATCTGCGACCTGCGGATGCCGCGCCTCGACGGCCCGTCGTTCTACCGCGCCATGGCGGCGAACACGCCGGCACTCGCGCGGCGGGTCATCTTCGTGACCGGCGACGTCGCCGGTACCGACGCCGAGCGCTTCCTGGCCGAGAGCGGCTGCCGGTGGCTGCCGAAGCCGTTCAGGCTGGCCGACTTGCTTCGGCTCGCGCGTGACGTGCTGGGATAG
- a CDS encoding excisionase family DNA-binding protein → MTNDRPTLSIVQACERVGVSRRTIYNWMASGKVEYIRTAGGSVRIFSDTLWRHPEPARAWRAPVAEPGVPDA, encoded by the coding sequence ATGACCAACGACCGTCCCACACTGTCGATTGTCCAGGCGTGCGAGCGCGTGGGTGTCAGCCGTCGCACGATCTACAACTGGATGGCGAGCGGCAAGGTGGAGTACATCCGCACGGCCGGCGGGTCGGTCCGGATCTTCAGCGACACGTTGTGGCGCCATCCGGAACCCGCCAGAGCGTGGCGGGCGCCGGTCGCCGAGCCGGGCGTGCCGGACGCCTGA